The following are encoded together in the Coffea arabica cultivar ET-39 chromosome 1c, Coffea Arabica ET-39 HiFi, whole genome shotgun sequence genome:
- the LOC113736296 gene encoding uncharacterized protein produces MGSLVGHVIPGIGFFLIGLWHLVNHMRLHFLHPKSYISLPWFPTSKIRYVELFFLMGGCVAYIFMELFVGPARHQPLDPDGTIPSHHLRNFEHTNIALSLFIYALFSFILDKIQPPAQYGLTLMLGAIAFAQQFLLFHFHSTDHMGVEGQYHWFHQIVILVSFFTTLLGIGYPKSFLNNFARSLSILFQGVWMMVMGIMLYTPEYIPKGCFINSVDGHSIVSCQDDEALERAKSLVNIQFCWYLIGVIVFGVCLYLGLNKMLAGKVEYQSLTTLEDETQKRIKVSSFNEPIAMLA; encoded by the coding sequence ATGGGCAGTTTGGTGGGGCATGTGATCCCTGGAATTGGCTTCTTTCTGATCGGGCTTTGGCATTTGGTTAACCATATGAGGCTTCACTTTCTCCATCCAAAATCCTACATATCTTTGCCATGGTTTCCAACTTCAAAAATCAGGTACGTAGAGCTTTTCTTCCTGATGGGAGGCTGCGTTGCCTATATATTTATGGAACTCTTCGTTGGTCCTGCCAGGCACCAACCACTGGATCCTGATGGCACCATCCCATCGCACCATCTTCGCAACTTTGAGCACACAAACATAGCCCTGTCTCTCTTTATCTATGCACTTTTCTCCTTCATTCTTGACAAAATTCAGCCCCCAGCTCAATATGGCCTAACTCTAATGCTAGGAGCCATTGCTTTTGCCCAACAATTTCTCCTCTTCCATTTCCACTCTACCGATCACATGGGTGTGGAAGGCCAATACCACTGGTTTCACCAAATTGTCATACTTGTCTCATTTTTCACTACCCTTTTAGGCATAGGTTATCCAAAGAGTTTCTTGAATAACTTCGCAAGGTCTCTGAGCATCTTGTTTCAAGGAGTTTGGATGATGGTCATGGGAATCATGCTTTACACACCAGAGTATATTCCCAAAGGCTGCTTTATAAACTCGGTAGATGGGCACAGTATTGTCAGTTGCCAAGATGATGAAGCCCTTGAAAGGGCTAAATCATTAGTGAACATTCAGTTTTGCTGGTACTTAATTGGTGTTATAGTTTTTGGTGTGTGTCTTTATTTGGGATTAAACAAAATGTTAGCTGGAAAAGTTGAGTATCAATCTTTAACAACACTGGAGGATGAGACTCAGAAAAGGATCAAAGTCTCTTCTTTTAACGAGCCTATAGCAATGTTGGCTTAA